The Gemmatimonadaceae bacterium DNA segment ATGGGACGCTGTATGGCTTCATCGGCAGTCACCCCCTCGAGCAGCTCGTTCAGCGACGAACCGTGCCATGCGTCCCCGCGCAATGCCCGGCCAATCTCGTCGGCAATAAACTCTGCCTGGGTCATGCGGATTTCATCCATATGCTGAGTCTGACAGATAACTGAATATCAGGGGCGATGAACGAGACAATGCCGGTGCGGCTCTGGCAGCGCTCCGTAAAAAGCATGTCGACGCAGGTCGCAGCAAGCGCCAGCGTGCCCGGGGATGCGAAGAAAGATAGCTTTCAATGATGACAAGCCATCTGGTTCGACTTTACAAACACCTGGAGTGGGCAGATGGGCGTGTGCTCGCGAGCTTGCGCCGCAGCGCCTCTCCGCCGCCGGAATCATCGAACGTTTACGCACATCTGATTGCCGCCGAGCACGTCTGGCTTTCGCGGATCGGCGGGCTGAAGCAGAGGGTTGCGTTGTGGCCGGAGATGTCGCTTGACGACTGCGCAGATCTGGCGAAGAAGAACACGCACGGTTTCAGCATGGTGTTGCGCGACGCATCGGCGTCCAGGCTCGCGGAGCTGATCACCTATCGCAACACCGCCGGGGTTGAATTTGCCACCGCGCTCGATGATATCCTCATTCACGTCGCGCTGCACGGGATGTATCACCGTGGGCAGATCGCCACGTCGCTGCGAAAGGCGGGGAGCGTGCCGATTCCTACGGACTATATCGCTTTCGCGCGGGAGATAGCGGCGCCCTCAGGCGAAATCAGGGGCGCGGATTGAGGATTGAGGACACGTTCGGATCCAGGACCAACGGCAATTGACGATCGACGACTTATTGAGGATCGAGGACGAATACGTAAGACGGCGCGGGCTTCGCGGTCGGAATCTCCCGCCATGGCGGGCTGAATCTGTCAGCTCGCGCGGCGAGCCGGCTGCGTGGTGGCGAACGCGCTGGGAACCAGTTGTGGAAGCTCCCATGAATTACCGAGCACTTTCTTGAAGCAGGGCTTCGGCACGATGGCGTACCCGACAGCGATCATTGCGTCGTAACGCGCCTGTTTTTCGGGGTAGTTCAAGATGTCGCTCGCAGTGTAGTCGAGCGAAAAGAAAAATCCTTCGCTGAGGCTCAGCGCGAACAGCTCCCCGATGTTGCGTGCGCGGGCAAGACGTTCGACGCCGAGTACGACTTGAGAGCCTAGTCCGGAACCGTGGTGCGATCGGGCGACGGCGACGGATGCGACTTCGGCGAGCGACGGCGAGTACTCCTCCAGTGCAGCGCAGGCGACAATTTCTCCATCTGCATCGGCGACGATGTAGTTGTCGATGCCGAGCGCGATGCGGCTGGTGGTTCGCGGCAGCATTAGCCCGTCGGCGATGTAGCACGCGATCAGCGTCGCGATCCGGTCTGCGTCCTTTTCTACGGCGGCCCGAATGTGCGGGCGGGGGCTATCTGGAGAAAGCGCAGCCGGCGTGAAGGGAAGCGGAGAAACCGAGTTATTATGCACACAGAATGTATAAATACTCAAAGCGGAGCGTGCAAGTGGCCTACTTGAACTATTCTGGGCGCAGCCAGGAATTTCACGGATTCGCATCGCTGGCCGCGGCCTGAGCAGCCGCGTACCTTTGGCCGCCACGCGTTTCATACGGAGATTCAGTTGCACCCAGGGCTCGAGTCCGCATTGTCTTCTCGCTATCGCCTCGACCGGGAACTCGGCCGTGGCGGCATGGCAACGGTATTTCTGGCCATTGACCTTCGCCATGATCGGCGCGTC contains these protein-coding regions:
- a CDS encoding DinB family protein, with the translated sequence MMTSHLVRLYKHLEWADGRVLASLRRSASPPPESSNVYAHLIAAEHVWLSRIGGLKQRVALWPEMSLDDCADLAKKNTHGFSMVLRDASASRLAELITYRNTAGVEFATALDDILIHVALHGMYHRGQIATSLRKAGSVPIPTDYIAFAREIAAPSGEIRGAD
- a CDS encoding GNAT family N-acetyltransferase; the encoded protein is MHNNSVSPLPFTPAALSPDSPRPHIRAAVEKDADRIATLIACYIADGLMLPRTTSRIALGIDNYIVADADGEIVACAALEEYSPSLAEVASVAVARSHHGSGLGSQVVLGVERLARARNIGELFALSLSEGFFFSLDYTASDILNYPEKQARYDAMIAVGYAIVPKPCFKKVLGNSWELPQLVPSAFATTQPARRAS